Below is a genomic region from Oikeobacillus pervagus.
TAGTGTAAATTCCTGCGGAAAATCTGCCCATTTCATCAACTTGGATCGATTCTTTTCTTCCCGACAATTCAATTCATATCCGAGTACTTGATTAATAAATTCATAGTAAGTCCATCCCTTTGATTCTGCTTCCCTAAGCATATTTGGAAGTTCCTTTGCGGTTTCTGCTAATCTAAGGGTTCTAGATTTTTGTTGAAGCTCAAAATAGGAATCTGTCATCTTATTTACCTCCTTGTAGTACTCGGAGGTAGATATCTTGAGAACGCTCAGGAGCTATCATATCCTTATATTTTTCATTGATTAATTGCTTTTTAGGTACTTCTTTCTGTTTCTGTATCTCCAATGAAATGGCGATATCTCTTAAATCATTCGCGCTGGTTAATCCTAGCCTTTTCATTTCTTTTATTGCTTCATTAACATATTGGGGGTATTGTTCAACTGCTTTTAATACCACTTTTAATTGATCAATAGTATGTCTTGGATAATGCTTTTGTAAGGTCATTACGAGCCAAGCTGCATCGTTTGTGTCGGCTAATTCTTTTGTTATTTGTTCTGCCAGTCTATCTTTCTTTGTTTGAGATCGTTGTCGGTGTAAGGGGTCTGTTATGACTTTTCCTTTCTCTTTCGATAATTTATGGACCGCAATTGGACTGCTGTTTGGATGGAGGTAGATACTTAATTCTTCCTCATTCGCAGATATATAAGCAGTATTTTCTCTCCCAATTTGAAATGTTCCTAACGGAACACTATACCGATTTCCATTAAAACGTATAACATTGTCTTTATGGATTGTTCTTGTTATATTAATAGATGAGATATTTTCGAAAATATAATCTCCATTGACCTTTTGAAGATGCTGCTTTTCGAGGGCGTGCACTTCGAAAGGTCTTTTCTTTATATTATGATGAACCTTATAGTTCCCCGTTCTTTTCAACCACTTCAAAGAAGATTGTTGCCATGAGTTTAGGTCCTTATAGATGCGATGTTTTGCAAAATTATTCTTGGCATATTTTATAACTTGTTCTATTTTTCCTTTTGATTCTGGGTCGCTTTTTCTACATAGATATATCTTAAACTTTCTAGTTTTATGGTATTTTGAAAAGGAATCTGTGAGAATTAAATCCCCAGAATTCTCACTAACTGCCAATAAACGATCTTGGTCATAAACAATTTCTTCTGTCATTCCTTCAAAAAATCGAAATGCATTTTCTTGCATCCTAATTAAGTCAGCTGTTCTAAGTGACCGATCTAACCACTCTATATACTTAAATCTTGAGTGGGATAAGATGAATCCGGCTACATAAAGTTTTTTTCTCTGTCCTGTCTCTGTAAACACAATGATTTCTCCAAAATCTACTTGCATCTGTTTACCCATCGGTAGTTCATCTACAGTGCCATACATTCTTTCTATTGGTTTTCTTGGAATATGATATTTGTCTCTCAAGTCATTTACATAGTTTCGAACCGTATTTTCAGCCACTGAATCGACATTATATTTTTCTTGTAGCCAATCATAAACTTGAGCACTTGTTGCATCTGGAAATTCTTTTAGCCACGTCACTATGTAATTTTTGTAGGGATCTAGTTTCTTAGAACGATTTTGTAAAGATGCTATAAATTCAGCGAATTCATCTGGGGTCATGTTTAAATATTCAATCACTCTATTTCTAGAAATCTTTAATTTACTTGCTATCTTACTTTTTGAGAAGCCCATACTCTTTAAACGATGTACTTCTTGATAAACCATCCACTTTTCC
It encodes:
- the istA gene encoding IS21 family transposase; this translates as MEKWMVYQEVHRLKSMGFSKSKIASKLKISRNRVIEYLNMTPDEFAEFIASLQNRSKKLDPYKNYIVTWLKEFPDATSAQVYDWLQEKYNVDSVAENTVRNYVNDLRDKYHIPRKPIERMYGTVDELPMGKQMQVDFGEIIVFTETGQRKKLYVAGFILSHSRFKYIEWLDRSLRTADLIRMQENAFRFFEGMTEEIVYDQDRLLAVSENSGDLILTDSFSKYHKTRKFKIYLCRKSDPESKGKIEQVIKYAKNNFAKHRIYKDLNSWQQSSLKWLKRTGNYKVHHNIKKRPFEVHALEKQHLQKVNGDYIFENISSINITRTIHKDNVIRFNGNRYSVPLGTFQIGRENTAYISANEEELSIYLHPNSSPIAVHKLSKEKGKVITDPLHRQRSQTKKDRLAEQITKELADTNDAAWLVMTLQKHYPRHTIDQLKVVLKAVEQYPQYVNEAIKEMKRLGLTSANDLRDIAISLEIQKQKEVPKKQLINEKYKDMIAPERSQDIYLRVLQGGK